A single region of the Neomonachus schauinslandi chromosome 3, ASM220157v2, whole genome shotgun sequence genome encodes:
- the LOC110592168 gene encoding 60S ribosomal protein L21-like yields the protein MTNTKGKRRGTHYMFSRPFRKHGVVPLATYMRIYKKGDIVDIKGMGSVPKGMPHKCYHGKTGRVDNVTQHAVGIVVNKQVKGKILAKRINVRIEHIKHSKSRDSFLKCVKENDQKKKEAKEKGTWVQLKRQPAPPREAHFVRTNGKEPELLEPSPYELMA from the coding sequence atgaccaacacaaagggaaagaggagaggtaccCACTATATGTTCTCTAGgccttttagaaaacatggagtTGTTCCTTTGGCCACATACATGCGAATCTATAAAAAAGGTGATATTGTGGACATCAAGGGAATGGGCTCTGTTCCAAAAGGAATGCCCCACAAATGTTACCATGGCAAAACTGGAAGAGTCGACAATGTTACTCAGCATGCTGTTGGTATTGTTGTAAACAAACAAGTTAAGGGCAagattcttgccaagagaatTAATGTACGCATTGAGCATATTAAACACTCAAAAAGCCGAGACAGCTTCCTGAAGtgtgtgaaggaaaatgatcagaaaaagaaggaagccaaagagaagggtacttgggttcaactgaagcgccagcctgccccacccagagAAGCGCACTTTGTGAGAACCAATGGAAAGGAGCCCGAACTGCTGGAACCCAGTCCCTATGAACTCATGGcatga